A region from the Corticium candelabrum chromosome 14, ooCorCand1.1, whole genome shotgun sequence genome encodes:
- the LOC134190188 gene encoding ubiquitin carboxyl-terminal hydrolase 38-like, protein MDRILHGVVASNHSNEFKRALLTKISSSLSSGRVLPSDEVKSIIKFGIELCLSVSGTDFEIYAGKYILAEWGKAFPVDLQISLAPQALLSVVTSNDVTDLKIRACGTFLSVLREINADLSVHYGVVRVLLTGLAAGDSAISLSICGEVTSILQQFPACLPCGDALPLFIRSLIRSLSVASIEDAVCVDRIACVLGSIWSAEPSLISHSLNVMFDIISCECGPEPQPALASVVHYIPVSLISLAIEAVLRNVSVMDVHIGLALQRMIDWLQWPNAEAVDKWIIAFLKALGQARKFSVLIRVAKGKVEQLFRMMKVVNVRDQTFPVLSYILLSYQHSPDCFHRIVTDIPAFVKSLTEEANNTEISQKFAELVQCLMYLHSGYPDLYEPVLKSLEGLPQLSDDDINHCIAQNAWTADSRDDSDLFSLSLPQSRSDTGMIGLVNMGNTCFMNSVLQALFMKDEFYIAVLSEKPSSNRPFLVHLQALFAFLTLSKRAAYAPRAFHHVTRPPWFTPGLQHDCSEFLRFVLDQLHEEELAACGESTTTTSLISKHFMGMFKITCVCDSCGCQSSLSEPFTEMALAVPDKQESQTATMLPLLVDNFLADEKLTNDNQYFCENCDGLRDAYRWVMVQEAPRCLIISLKRFAYHVETKTRSKVLREVTCPIKLDLPVLRNGDYAQYVLTSVVVHSGTSSDCGHYYTYARHSAEAQCVESTGGEDHKESTKGWFLLNDSHVTGSSFDSFSNLTKRFSKDTAYLLFYNRLTDGKNQVSRPRDIIPRDLSDMVTEDNVRYLEEQESKARRVFAYQKGMWNDSSGPWRDYDSDPSGKGGPSGSCGMGGSGVGQQANRFVF, encoded by the exons ATGGATCGCATTTTGCATGGCGTCGTCGCTTCTAATCACTCCAACGAATTTAAGCGAGCTCTCTTGACTAAAATATCTTCAAGTTTATCGAGTGGACGCGTACTACCAAGCGACGAAGTAAAATCTATCATCAAATTTGGCATTGAATTATGTCTGTCCGTTTCGGGGACTGACTTTGAGATCTATGCTGGGAAGTATATCCTCGCCGAGTGGGGAAAAGCGTTTCCAGTCGATTTACAGATTTCTCTTGCTCCTCAGGCGTTGTTGAGCGTTGTGACGTCAAATGACGTCACTGACCTCAAGATCCGGGCGTGTGGCACATTTTTGTCGGTTTTGAGAGAGATTAATGCCGACTTGTCTGTTCACTATGGAGTTGTGAGAGTGCTGCTTACAGGGCTAGCTGCTGGTGATAGTGCTATATCTTTGAGTATATGTGGTGAGGTGACTAGCATTTTGCAACAGTTTCCGGCCTGTTTGCCATGTGGAGATGCTCTTCCTCTGTTTATAAGATCTCTCATACGAAGCCTCAGTGTAGCATCTATTGAAGACGCAGTTTGTGTTGATCGCATTGCATGTGTTCTTGGTAGTATTTGGTCGGCGGAGCCTTCGCTTATCTCTCACAGTCTGAACGTGATGTTTGACATTATTTCTTGTGAGTGCGGTCCTGAACCTCAACCGGCTCTAGCATCAGTTGTCCATTATATTCCCGTCTCTCTTATCTCGTTGGCAATTGAAGCGGTCTTGAGGAATGTGTCCGTTATGGATGTTCATATAGGATTGGCGCTTCAGCGAATGATTGACTGGCTGCAATGGCCAAACGCAGAAGCTGTTGATAAATGGATTATTGCGTTTCTCAAGGCTCTAGGTCAAGCCAGAAAGTTCTCTGTTCTCATACGAGTCGCTAAAGGCAAGGTGGAACAG TTGTTTAGGATGATGAAGGTGGTCAATGTACGAGACCAGACATTTCCTGTTCTATCTTACATCCTATTGAGCTACCAACACTCTCCAGACTGTTTCCACAGG ATTGTCACTGATATTCCGGCATTTGTGAAGTCTTTAACAGAAGAGGCAAACAATACTGAGATTTCTCAGAAATTCGCCGAGCTAGTTCAGTGTCTCATGTACCTGCACTCAGGATATCCAGACCTTTATGAACCCGTCTTGAAGTCATTAGAa GGATTACCTCAGCTGTCTGACGACGATATTAATCATTGCATTGCTCAGAATGCATGGACAGCAGACTCGAGGGACGACAGCGATCTTTTTAGTTTATCTTTGCCGCAGTCTCGATCAGACACCGGAATGATAGGGCTGGTAAACATGGGCAACACGTGCTTTATGAACAGCGTATTGCAAGCTCTGTTTATGAAAGACGA ATTCTATATTGCTGTTCTGTCAGAGAAACCTTCCTCGAATCGGCCCTTTCTCGTCCATCTACAagctttgtttgcttttctaACCTTATCAAAG AGAGCTGCTTATGCTCCTCGTGCTTTCCATCATGTGACGAGACCGCCGTGGTTTACTCCAGGACTTCAGCATGACTGCAGTGAGTTTCTTCGTTTTGTACTTGATCAGCTGCATGAGGAAGAACTGGCTGCTTGTGGTGAAAGTACAACGACAACTTCTCTCATTTCAAAACACTTCATGGGTATGTTTAAGATAACCTGTGTATGTGACTCCTGTGGATGCCAGTCTTCACTGTCTGAGCCGTTTACTGAAATGGCGTTAGCCGTGCCAGATAAGCAAGAATCACAAACAGCAACCATGTTGCCTCTACTCGTCGATAACTTTCTGGCAGACGAGAAGCTTACAAACGATAATCAGTATTTTTGTGAGAATTGTGATGGATTGAGAGATGCTTATCGATGGGTGATGGTGCAGGAAGCTCCTCGGTGTTTAATCATCAGTTTGAAGCGTTTCGCTTACCACGTTGAGACGAAAACTCGCTCGAAGGTTCTTCGAGAAGTGACCTGTCCTATCAAGCTGGACTTACCTGTACTGAGAAATGGAGACTATGCGCAATATGTGTTGACATCTGTGGTGGTACACTCGGGTACCAGCTCCGATTGTGGACATTATTACACATATGCAAGGCACTCGGCTGAAGCTCAGTGTGTAGAATCGACTGGCGGTGAGGATCACAAAGAGTCTACCAAAGGGTGGTTTTTATTGAATGATAGTCATGTCACTGGTTCATCGTTCGACAGTTTCAGTAACCTAACGAAACGTTTTTCGAAGGATACCGCGTATCTTCTTTTCTACAACCGGTTGACTGATGGCAAAAATCAGGTATCTAGACCAAGAGACATCATACCAAGAGATTTATCCGACATGGTGACAGAAGACAATGTCAGATATCTGGAAGAACAAGAAAGCAAAGCCAGACGTGTCTTTGCTTATCAAAAGGGCATGTGGAATGATAGCTCGGGACCTTGGCGGGATTACGATTCTGACCCTTCGGGAAAAGGTGGACCATCTGGCAGCTGTGGGATGGGAGGAAGTGGAGTCGGGCAGCAGGCAAATCGATTTGTGTTTTGA
- the LOC134190189 gene encoding uncharacterized protein LOC134190189, with protein MEFVCERRETEGSSCSECDDANSDAEVHGHDHQLTSYHQTSQSTVDTAHPVTCRLKHWQTEINQNVKGSYYLVGKALYQILYVEKLLNSTSFVPWVKETFGLTRSTAYEYVRAYRVVELLQKVDPSLPVPSTLSHFRVFNKCKLDSVEVPRVWRRVLKSVPSNCQRLTAKMVIASRKGMAPVEERRKASCIHSVDSTGHCFTATGFSTSDDDDDSNGAPAAKRKKSVSSDGLCSPSDEINPNNIPKYLTMEMLTGMVKECQNPLVCSTTSVSPREDKWQEVVFANLVALFPDDVGFKDQGAFMENILYRFEQGMMKRGIFVVQMAFHSPSFVSLLGYPHCYLKPLAVVDTGNGSDGSSLPMSLCPGACNLKGFVLKQCVAIYIGKYAEKFVQVFSRCGVIPGVNSWSL; from the coding sequence ATGGAATTTGTTTGTGAGAGACGAGAGACCGAAGGCTCGAGTTGTAGTGAGTGTGATGATGCGAATTCAGATGCAGAAGTTCATGGTCATGATCATCAGCTGACTAGCTATCATCAGACGAGTCAGTCTACTGTAGATACAGCTCATCCTGTGACATGTAGGCTAAAACACTGGCAGACGGAAATCAACCAGAACGTGAAGGGTTCCTACTATCTAGTAGGCAAGGCATTATATCAAATTTTGTACGTGGAAAAACTGCTCAACTCGACGTCGTTTGTTCCGTGGGTGAAGGAGACGTTTGGATTGACTCGTTCGACGGCGTACGAATACGTGCGTGCATATAGAGTTGTAGAGCTGCTGCAGAAGGTGGATCCGTCACTTCCGGTTCCTTCTACACTCTCCCATTTCCGGGTGTTTAATAAGTGCAAGCTCGATTCCGTCGAAGTTCCCCGCGTTTGGAGACGCGTTCTAAAATCTGTTCCATCTAACTGTCAACGACTGACTGCAAAGATGGTAATTGCTAGTCGAAAAGGAATGGCTCCGGTAGAGGAAAGACGTAAAGCCAGTTGTATTCATAGTGTAGACAGTACAGGACATTGTTTTACTGCTACTGGCTTTTCAacaagtgatgatgatgatgatagtaATGGTGCTCCGGCAGCTAAACGTAAGAAAAGCGTAAGCAGTGATGGCTTGTGTTCTCCTTCTGATGAGATCAATCCCAACAACATCCCAAAGTATCTAACAATGGAAATGTTGACGGGAATGGTAAAAGAATGCCAGAATCCGTTGGTCTGCTCTACAACGTCTGTCAGTCCTAGAGAAGATAAATGGCAGGAAGTCGTGTTTGCCAATCTAGTGGCTCTCTTTCCTGACGACGTTGGTTTCAAAGATCAAGGGGCTTTCATGGAAAATATTTTGTACAGATTTGAACAAGGCATGATGAAGAGAGGTATTTTTGTTGTCCAGATGGCATTTCATTCTCCCAGCTTTGTCAGTCTTCTTGGTTATCCACATTGTTATTTGAAACCACTTGCTGTGGTCGATACTGGCAATGGCTCGGATGGTAGTTCTCTACCAATGTCCTTGTGTCCTGGTGCCTGCAATCTGAAAGGCTTTGTTCTCAAGCAATGTGTAGCCATTTACATTGGAAAATATGCAGAAAAATTTGTACAGGTTTTCTCTCGTTGTGGAGTTATTCCAGGTGTAAACAGTTGGTCACTCTGA